The Anaerolineales bacterium region CTTTTGCGAATTTTCTTTGAAGCCCTTGCGCCCGCGCGATCTGAGTCAGCAATTCGAGGAACGCGGGATCGTTTTCAGGGACTTGCAAAAGAATCTCGCAGAACCGCCCCTCGGTCTTTTGCGGGTTCGAATAATCCCAAACGGAATCGAAATCAGGAATTGTCTGTAGCAACATGCAACTTCTCTTGCGCGGCTTTGCTTTCCATGCTCATCACATCGGACGAAAACAGCGCGACCGCTCCGAGCGCGGCGCACGATATGCCCGCGCCCACGAACCACGATTGGATTCCGATCGCATCGGCGACAGGTCCCGCCACGACCAACGCCAGCGGTGAGACGAGCATCGCCGCGCTGCGAATGAACGCGAAGACTCGTCCTTGCATCTCAGGGACGATGGTCGCTTGCAACGTCGCGCCGAAAGAGCCGTTGACGATGGGCAGGAGCAAACCGACCATTGAGTTTGCGACCAAGCCCACCAGGAATTGATCCTTTGAAACAACGCCGACCACGATCGTGCAGAGTCCGCTCAAGATTAGCCCGACTTGCGCGGTGACGATCTTGCGCTTGAAGCCGCCCCACGCGCCGAGGATGAGACCGCCCGCCACGGTTCCAACGGAGAACAAGGAAAGCCAGAGGGCGAGTTGCTCCGCGTCGCCGCGAAAATGATTCGTGATAAGCAGGGGCGTAAGCGGTTCGGTGGCGGTGAAGAAAAAGTTGATGACCATCACCAGCGAAAGCAGAATCACCAATCCGCGCCATGTGATGATGTAGCGGAAGCCAGCCGTAAAGTCCTGCCAGAACGTGAGCGGCGCTTGTTCGTTTCGCTCGGGTTGTGGGATGGCGATGAAGAAAAGGATTGTCACCGCGAGCAATGCGGTGGATACGTCAATTGCGAGAATACCCTGCATCGGCAGAATGGAAAGCAGAAGCGCGCCGAGCGGCGCCGAAATGATGTTTAGTCCGCCGTACAGCGCTTGGTTGAAACCTTGCACGCGTGCGAGTTGGTCCTTTGGAACAAGCATTACCGCCGAAGCGCCGAATGCAAATTCGTGAAAGCCTCCCCCCACCGCGCGGATGAGCAAAGCAAGATAGATATGCCACGTTTGCACGACGCCGAACATGAACAACGCCGCAAGCGCGACCGTCGTCACTGCCACTGTTGAATCGGCTGCGATCATAATGAACTTGCGGTTGCCGCGGTCCACCCACGTGCCGATGAACGGCGAAAGCAAAACTTGCGGCAACAGTCCCAT contains the following coding sequences:
- a CDS encoding MFS transporter — protein: MENKRWASRYYTLWAGQALSLLGSQLVQFAIIWYLTTTTNSATTLAFASMMGLLPQVLLSPFIGTWVDRGNRKFIMIAADSTVAVTTVALAALFMFGVVQTWHIYLALLIRAVGGGFHEFAFGASAVMLVPKDQLARVQGFNQALYGGLNIISAPLGALLLSILPMQGILAIDVSTALLAVTILFFIAIPQPERNEQAPLTFWQDFTAGFRYIITWRGLVILLSLVMVINFFFTATEPLTPLLITNHFRGDAEQLALWLSLFSVGTVAGGLILGAWGGFKRKIVTAQVGLILSGLCTIVVGVVSKDQFLVGLVANSMVGLLLPIVNGSFGATLQATIVPEMQGRVFAFIRSAAMLVSPLALVVAGPVADAIGIQSWFVGAGISCAALGAVALFSSDVMSMESKAAQEKLHVATDNS